One part of the Marinobacter sp. M3C genome encodes these proteins:
- a CDS encoding MG2 domain-containing protein, whose product MRYLWFVVLLCLCSAASLSAQDQQAPCSDSGCEDTTQFSSAQKKLAGKPMVDEYAQARGRAEIRFPLLTQPDLSADLRPYIQVEDAQSGSSVPFGVLTREKQLLITGLEPVTAYTIRFRKGLPLSTGSLAQAQTFEVTTPTLRNSITITNGSGVVLVPAGRAPSLQVQAVGHQRVQVTVQALLPAVARRLLESEQLSEKGYFDNNESKLLHQEVIMLQPNLYGEASLNIDLSKADLPAGAAYLARVSPCSDADCEFTLYRRYDDQQVVVLHSRYALSALVADSETLVSMRDFDSGKLIARGSIELLAKNSESLGSFAIRADGYARIPNALMRGQNGSAPALLINENNRALSYLSLNESPLSLAQLPVDGADTAVLGDGYLRTERGVYRGGESVYFSAIARANDLAPMAGQNLTLKIIRPDSKVLISQPVTSDKNGLLSTRITLGATAYKGRYRTQLLLGDTQLASTHFQVEDFVPETMEVNITGLPAFAAIDQSLAFSTESLFLFGAPGADRPISAQLRANPTRHPFDAFDGFEFGGLDENHQQQALLDSQTLQTSEAGLADFEFSASAFESIADSELPQRVTVAVELEEVSGRVTRQNESVFVATQPSWIGVKPADAQSGYGSGSTPEFLLTSVDARSGQANSETVRWRLIEEEWDYYWTRSGEGWDYRIEYYEQGVRASGTVEVNVASNLGQATLTLPALSNGRYKLELLPETGQPTQTRLQVGWWSTSGASAAVPDVLDVAVSDPKPNAGDTVTVSIDAPFNGTAEIMLVTDSVLSVHQVVLADRKASVDVKAPAGASQAYVLVKAYRQAPAGSAGAARAVGVAHLSIEPARFRRQASMDLPEFVRPNQTVSLTVNVPDAADGASLVVSAVDIGILNLTNHPQAAAFDWFTRKRAFSADLFDPYGLVSRLSDDIGGTNLVVGGDEAAAEQPSRKTFFETIALQTDVVKVRNGKAEIVLEIGQINGRLRLDVTGSDSRRSIQFSDELIVRERVAVNSSVPRTVTRGDRFQAGAALTLTEGEAQTAVLEWSVTGPFELDQSRTRVEWSASGQTREVSVPVKVTANGQGSIGLRVTLADGHEQTYQWPLLARPGGSLITLTETREVAPGATTEAPLDLLTALDDGRASLSVSRFPLPDRTSLAAGLSRYPYGCLEQTVSRAFPLIVMAQTLAERGNFTEARQRLGKSYRRIADLQRSSGMFSMWSDGGESEEWLSLYAYEFLLHPLPEGVFEADEARSLDRLRQQMLMDMAPNLPRLMRSNNTEVKIYALLLGARQGNADVGEMRYLLSQTEGLTMTSASQLAMAFSLLGDKPRAEQAFAIAARVDSESYRYSTYATPVRHRAALARYSADAESDKAESALAAMTTAVNSDPWLNTQEKAWAYLATEAAYISATPKDGAWSLNRSVNELDLSEANKGLTLTNHSDEVLHLTLVATGNRAAKNLPSSIAKLLQGDTEGKPADVSLTQGFAIVGTDMSAREASLKDGVIELQQGELLVSTVAGKIIRERADGEWLIEQKAAGGLEIENPNLGGISVETLFELLGLSWQPKDSAHSLYLDDRFTQVITPRYRFGNNDRLESVSVWRAVTPGNYRMPAAYMENMLNPSLNASTEGVRIHVTAN is encoded by the coding sequence ATGCGTTATTTATGGTTTGTGGTTCTGCTTTGCCTGTGTTCGGCCGCGTCTTTGTCAGCCCAAGACCAGCAAGCCCCTTGCTCTGATTCAGGCTGTGAAGACACAACGCAGTTTTCGTCCGCCCAAAAAAAGCTGGCAGGCAAGCCGATGGTGGATGAGTACGCCCAGGCCCGTGGCCGCGCCGAAATACGCTTTCCACTGCTGACTCAACCCGATTTGAGCGCAGACCTGCGGCCCTATATTCAGGTAGAAGATGCCCAAAGTGGCTCTTCTGTGCCTTTCGGCGTGCTCACCCGCGAAAAGCAGCTGCTGATCACCGGGCTTGAGCCCGTTACGGCCTACACGATCAGGTTCCGCAAAGGGCTGCCACTCAGCACGGGCTCGCTGGCACAGGCGCAGACCTTTGAAGTAACCACGCCCACGCTGAGAAATAGCATAACCATTACCAATGGCAGCGGAGTGGTGTTAGTACCTGCCGGCCGTGCGCCGTCTTTGCAGGTGCAGGCGGTAGGCCACCAGCGGGTTCAGGTTACCGTGCAGGCCCTTTTGCCAGCGGTTGCCCGTCGGTTGCTGGAATCGGAGCAGCTTAGCGAAAAAGGGTATTTCGACAATAACGAAAGCAAGCTGTTGCACCAGGAAGTGATTATGCTGCAACCGAATCTTTATGGCGAAGCCAGCCTGAATATTGATTTGAGTAAAGCGGACCTACCCGCTGGTGCTGCGTATTTGGCCCGAGTGTCACCCTGCAGCGATGCAGACTGTGAGTTCACTCTTTATCGCCGCTACGACGATCAGCAAGTGGTGGTATTGCATTCCCGCTATGCGCTTTCTGCGCTGGTGGCCGATAGCGAAACCCTGGTGTCGATGCGGGATTTCGACAGCGGCAAACTGATTGCCCGCGGTAGCATCGAACTGCTGGCTAAAAACTCCGAATCTCTGGGCAGCTTCGCGATTCGAGCGGACGGCTATGCCCGCATTCCCAACGCGCTGATGCGCGGGCAGAACGGCTCGGCGCCCGCCTTGTTGATCAATGAAAACAATCGCGCGCTGAGCTATCTGTCCCTCAATGAATCGCCGTTGTCGCTTGCGCAATTGCCGGTGGACGGCGCTGATACGGCGGTGTTGGGCGATGGCTATTTGCGCACCGAGCGCGGCGTGTATCGCGGTGGTGAAAGCGTGTATTTCAGCGCCATCGCCCGTGCGAATGATCTGGCGCCCATGGCCGGTCAGAATCTCACCCTCAAAATCATCCGCCCGGACTCCAAAGTGTTGATCAGCCAGCCTGTTACCAGCGACAAGAACGGGCTGCTCAGCACCAGAATAACGCTGGGTGCCACGGCCTATAAGGGTCGATACCGCACGCAATTGCTGTTGGGTGATACTCAATTGGCCAGCACCCACTTTCAAGTGGAAGATTTTGTACCGGAAACCATGGAAGTGAACATCACCGGGTTACCGGCGTTCGCGGCTATTGATCAATCGCTGGCCTTTTCAACCGAAAGCCTGTTCCTGTTTGGTGCGCCAGGTGCCGATAGGCCCATTTCTGCCCAGCTACGAGCCAACCCTACGCGCCACCCCTTCGACGCATTCGACGGCTTTGAATTTGGTGGGCTAGACGAGAACCATCAGCAGCAAGCTCTGCTGGACTCGCAAACCCTGCAAACCTCGGAGGCAGGCCTGGCGGATTTCGAATTCAGCGCTAGTGCGTTTGAATCCATCGCCGATAGCGAACTGCCCCAGCGCGTAACGGTCGCCGTGGAGCTGGAAGAAGTATCCGGTCGAGTAACCCGCCAAAACGAATCGGTGTTTGTGGCCACCCAACCCAGCTGGATAGGTGTAAAACCCGCTGACGCCCAGAGCGGGTATGGCAGCGGCAGTACACCCGAATTTTTGCTAACCAGCGTGGATGCTCGCAGCGGCCAGGCTAACTCGGAAACCGTACGCTGGCGGCTGATTGAGGAAGAGTGGGACTATTACTGGACTCGCAGCGGCGAAGGCTGGGATTACCGCATCGAATATTACGAACAGGGCGTTCGCGCCAGCGGCACGGTTGAGGTGAACGTAGCCAGCAACCTTGGCCAGGCGACTCTAACCTTGCCGGCCTTGAGTAACGGCCGTTACAAACTGGAGCTGTTACCGGAAACCGGCCAACCCACCCAGACTCGCCTGCAAGTAGGCTGGTGGAGCACCTCTGGCGCCAGCGCAGCGGTGCCCGACGTACTGGACGTTGCGGTGTCTGATCCAAAACCTAACGCCGGCGATACGGTGACCGTGTCTATAGACGCACCGTTTAACGGCACCGCAGAAATCATGCTGGTGACCGATAGCGTTCTCAGCGTTCATCAGGTTGTACTGGCCGATCGCAAAGCCAGCGTGGACGTAAAAGCTCCGGCCGGTGCCAGTCAGGCCTATGTGTTGGTGAAAGCCTATCGCCAGGCGCCTGCAGGCTCGGCGGGCGCTGCCCGTGCGGTCGGCGTGGCCCATCTGTCCATCGAGCCTGCGCGTTTTCGCCGCCAGGCGTCTATGGATTTACCCGAATTTGTACGCCCTAACCAGACCGTAAGCTTGACGGTGAATGTGCCGGATGCAGCCGATGGCGCCAGCCTGGTTGTTTCAGCGGTGGATATTGGCATTCTGAATTTGACCAATCACCCCCAGGCCGCTGCGTTTGACTGGTTCACCCGCAAGCGCGCATTCAGTGCAGATCTGTTCGACCCTTATGGATTGGTGTCGCGTCTGAGTGATGACATTGGCGGCACCAATCTGGTGGTGGGGGGCGACGAAGCCGCCGCTGAGCAGCCCAGTCGCAAAACCTTTTTCGAGACCATTGCCCTGCAAACCGATGTGGTGAAAGTGAGGAATGGCAAAGCCGAGATTGTGCTTGAGATTGGCCAGATTAACGGCCGCCTGCGCTTGGACGTGACCGGTTCGGATAGCCGGAGATCCATACAGTTCAGCGATGAACTGATTGTGCGCGAGCGGGTAGCGGTGAATTCATCGGTGCCGCGCACCGTTACTCGTGGTGATCGTTTTCAAGCCGGAGCCGCGCTGACGCTGACCGAAGGCGAGGCGCAAACAGCGGTTTTAGAATGGTCGGTGACGGGTCCGTTCGAATTAGACCAATCCCGCACACGCGTGGAGTGGAGTGCCTCCGGCCAGACCCGTGAAGTATCCGTACCGGTAAAGGTAACCGCCAACGGGCAGGGCAGTATTGGCCTGCGCGTTACATTGGCAGACGGCCACGAACAAACCTACCAGTGGCCACTGCTGGCGCGCCCTGGCGGCTCGTTGATTACCCTGACCGAAACCCGGGAAGTAGCGCCTGGCGCCACAACCGAGGCACCACTGGATTTGTTGACAGCGCTCGATGACGGCCGCGCCAGCCTGTCAGTCAGCCGCTTTCCGTTGCCGGACCGCACGTCTCTGGCTGCGGGTTTGTCCCGCTACCCTTACGGCTGCCTGGAACAAACGGTGTCCCGGGCCTTTCCACTGATTGTGATGGCTCAGACCTTGGCCGAGCGCGGCAATTTCACCGAAGCGCGGCAGCGCCTGGGCAAAAGCTACCGACGCATAGCCGATCTGCAACGCTCCTCTGGCATGTTCAGTATGTGGAGTGACGGTGGTGAATCGGAAGAATGGCTCAGCTTGTACGCCTATGAATTTCTGCTGCATCCGTTGCCCGAAGGCGTATTTGAGGCCGACGAAGCCCGAAGTCTTGATCGCCTGCGCCAGCAAATGCTGATGGATATGGCGCCCAATTTGCCGCGGTTGATGCGCTCCAACAACACCGAGGTAAAGATTTATGCGCTGCTGCTAGGCGCTCGCCAAGGCAACGCGGATGTGGGCGAAATGCGATATTTGCTGAGCCAGACTGAAGGGCTGACTATGACCAGCGCGTCCCAGCTGGCCATGGCGTTTAGCCTGCTGGGCGACAAACCCAGGGCCGAGCAGGCTTTCGCTATTGCCGCTCGGGTGGATAGCGAAAGCTACCGTTATTCCACCTACGCCACGCCGGTTCGCCACCGAGCAGCACTGGCCCGTTACAGCGCCGACGCTGAATCAGACAAGGCGGAAAGCGCGCTGGCTGCTATGACAACAGCGGTTAACAGTGACCCGTGGTTGAACACTCAGGAAAAAGCCTGGGCTTACCTGGCCACAGAAGCTGCTTACATCAGTGCAACACCAAAAGACGGCGCCTGGTCGCTGAACCGCTCGGTAAATGAGTTGGATCTGAGCGAAGCGAACAAAGGGCTTACGCTGACCAATCATTCCGACGAAGTACTGCACCTGACCCTGGTGGCAACGGGCAATCGCGCGGCTAAAAACCTGCCATCATCCATTGCGAAACTGCTGCAGGGTGACACCGAAGGCAAACCCGCCGATGTCAGCCTGACTCAAGGGTTCGCCATAGTTGGTACTGATATGAGCGCCCGTGAGGCTAGCCTTAAAGACGGCGTTATTGAACTGCAACAGGGTGAGCTTCTGGTGAGCACCGTGGCCGGAAAAATAATCCGTGAGCGGGCGGATGGTGAATGGCTGATTGAGCAAAAAGCCGCTGGCGGGCTTGAGATCGAGAATCCAAATCTTGGCGGCATAAGCGTAGAAACCTTATTCGAACTGCTGGGTCTTTCCTGGCAGCCAAAAGATAGCGCGCACTCGCTCTACCTGGACGACCGCTTTACCCAAGTGATTACGCCGCGTTATCGGTTTGGCAACAACGACCGCTTGGAATCCGTGTCGGTGTGGCGCGCCGTTACGCCCGGAAACTACCGTATGCCGGCGGCCTACATGGAAAATATGCTGAACCCATCGTTGAATGCCTCCACCGAGGGTGTTCGCATTCATGTTACGGCGAACTAG
- a CDS encoding dienelactone hydrolase family protein — protein sequence MTSEKWITISSADKDTFSGYLALPPAGTGPGLVLIQEIWGVNDHIRAVAEQYALDGFVVLAPDVFWRQQTRTNLDYTEAGTAEAFALMNGTDFTQAAEDVVTAVEYLRELPQVSGKVGVLGYCMGGQLAYRAAASGKPDAAVSYYGGGIHNNLDLAGQISQPILFHYAGLDGLIPASAVDQVRKAFDGQQHASIHNYEGVDHGFNCWGRPAYNQRAAALAHGRTLMFLAQHLAG from the coding sequence ATGACATCAGAAAAATGGATTACAATTTCCTCTGCTGATAAAGACACATTTTCCGGCTACCTGGCATTGCCACCGGCCGGAACAGGCCCTGGCCTGGTGCTAATTCAGGAAATCTGGGGAGTAAACGATCACATCCGTGCCGTTGCCGAGCAATATGCCCTGGACGGCTTTGTGGTGTTGGCACCGGATGTGTTTTGGCGCCAGCAAACCCGAACCAATCTGGACTATACCGAAGCAGGCACCGCCGAAGCGTTTGCTTTGATGAACGGCACAGACTTCACCCAGGCGGCAGAAGACGTTGTGACAGCCGTTGAATATCTGCGTGAATTACCGCAGGTGTCTGGCAAGGTAGGCGTGCTAGGTTACTGCATGGGCGGGCAGCTGGCCTATCGGGCGGCCGCCAGCGGCAAGCCCGATGCAGCCGTCAGCTATTACGGCGGAGGCATTCACAACAACCTGGACTTGGCCGGGCAGATAAGCCAACCCATATTGTTTCATTATGCTGGACTGGATGGACTAATACCGGCCAGCGCCGTTGATCAGGTACGCAAGGCTTTTGACGGCCAGCAACATGCCAGCATTCACAACTACGAAGGAGTGGATCACGGCTTCAACTGCTGGGGGCGACCGGCTTACAATCAACGTGCGGCGGCGTTGGCCCACGGCCGCACGTTGATGTTTCTGGCTCAGCACCTGGCGGGCTGA
- a CDS encoding DUF5610 domain-containing protein produces MVSPLYGSPSPASSQSPSQSRVANESQAQRIDLPGQAGDGAKSTESAGKPQRQVIRTPEDAINVLRSRLQQQMEQSLGKLEGPGAAAVRSFGGGFQPPSAADVAGTVLGFIQLRLEQEAAAGADPERLANLMEQARSGIEKGYGEAREQIEALGLMNPKLASEIDDGFNRIQNGLDKLAERFLGQPAVADGGAPVSRSGMQVESASRGAFRFDVTTADGDKVSILMEESRYSAVQSRSESSASGESRSLAAVSASAGRYSFSVEGDLDSGEREAIAGLLEQAQGVAGQFFRGDVQGAFESARGLNLGGEELASFSLNLSSSRTVSTTAYESTSGQPSLASQLRPLAGLAQDVRELGQGGIDKGFDTTTLNDLVQRMLDDQQEAISESVNSNRPMMDEFIGAILNGLQPG; encoded by the coding sequence ATGGTTTCTCCTTTATACGGTTCACCGTCGCCGGCATCATCACAGTCGCCGTCTCAATCACGGGTCGCCAACGAGTCGCAGGCGCAACGCATTGACCTGCCCGGTCAGGCCGGTGATGGAGCCAAATCCACAGAGTCTGCTGGCAAGCCCCAGCGCCAGGTTATTCGCACGCCAGAAGATGCCATTAACGTTCTGCGCTCGCGCCTGCAGCAGCAGATGGAGCAAAGCCTGGGCAAGCTTGAAGGGCCGGGCGCCGCTGCGGTACGCAGTTTTGGCGGAGGTTTTCAGCCGCCGTCTGCCGCCGACGTGGCGGGCACGGTGCTGGGCTTTATTCAGCTGCGGCTAGAGCAGGAAGCGGCTGCCGGAGCCGATCCGGAACGCCTGGCTAATCTGATGGAACAGGCCCGTTCTGGTATCGAAAAAGGCTACGGCGAAGCCCGTGAGCAAATTGAAGCCTTGGGGTTGATGAATCCTAAGCTGGCCAGCGAGATTGATGACGGCTTCAACCGCATTCAGAACGGCCTGGACAAACTCGCAGAGCGCTTTTTGGGCCAGCCGGCGGTCGCCGATGGCGGGGCACCCGTTAGCAGAAGCGGTATGCAGGTTGAATCTGCTTCCCGCGGCGCTTTTCGCTTTGACGTAACCACCGCCGATGGCGACAAAGTGTCTATTCTGATGGAAGAGAGCCGTTATTCCGCAGTTCAAAGCCGTTCAGAATCCAGCGCAAGCGGAGAATCGCGTTCACTGGCCGCGGTTAGTGCGTCTGCCGGGCGCTATTCTTTCAGTGTGGAAGGTGACCTGGACAGCGGCGAACGCGAAGCCATTGCCGGCCTGCTGGAACAGGCGCAGGGCGTTGCCGGGCAGTTTTTCCGCGGCGATGTTCAGGGCGCGTTTGAATCCGCGCGGGGCTTGAACCTGGGCGGCGAAGAACTGGCCAGCTTCAGCTTGAATCTGTCTTCCAGTCGCACGGTATCAACCACGGCCTATGAGTCCACCTCTGGCCAGCCGTCACTGGCCAGCCAGCTGAGGCCGTTGGCCGGGTTGGCTCAGGATGTTCGCGAGCTGGGGCAGGGTGGCATTGACAAGGGCTTTGATACCACCACGCTAAATGATCTGGTGCAAAGAATGCTGGACGACCAGCAAGAGGCGATTAGCGAAAGCGTGAACAGCAACCGCCCGATGATGGACGAATTCATTGGCGCCATCCTCAACGGTTTGCAGCCAGGCTAG
- a CDS encoding YdbL family protein, with the protein MTIYQRVAALLLTLSLSIPAFAMSLDEAKNALDSAKSQGLVGETPSGYLAPVTSDARARDIAQAINDARRDAYAGIAQKNGIAVSKVEAVAGQKAVEKTPAGQYIEMDGGWVKK; encoded by the coding sequence ATGACTATTTACCAGCGCGTCGCTGCCTTGCTGCTAACGCTGAGCCTGAGCATTCCGGCGTTTGCCATGAGCCTTGACGAAGCCAAAAATGCTCTGGATTCTGCAAAAAGCCAGGGTTTGGTAGGTGAAACGCCGTCGGGTTACCTGGCTCCTGTGACGTCTGACGCCCGCGCCCGCGATATTGCACAGGCCATCAATGACGCCCGCCGCGATGCGTACGCAGGCATTGCCCAGAAGAACGGCATTGCAGTGTCGAAAGTGGAAGCTGTGGCTGGTCAGAAAGCGGTTGAGAAAACTCCGGCCGGGCAATACATCGAAATGGATGGCGGCTGGGTAAAAAAATAA
- a CDS encoding YnbE family lipoprotein — protein sequence MTYVGLNVFRPLTALLAGLLLATVVSGCTPTVRVQAPEEPITVNLNVKIQHEIYVKVDKDVDELFSEKGLF from the coding sequence ATGACGTACGTTGGTTTGAATGTTTTTCGTCCGCTAACGGCGCTGCTTGCGGGCTTGTTGCTGGCCACCGTGGTGTCTGGTTGCACACCCACGGTGCGGGTGCAGGCACCTGAAGAGCCGATTACGGTCAACCTGAACGTGAAAATTCAGCACGAAATATACGTGAAGGTCGATAAGGATGTGGACGAGCTGTTCAGTGAAAAAGGCCTGTTCTGA